In a genomic window of Macaca nemestrina isolate mMacNem1 chromosome 18, mMacNem.hap1, whole genome shotgun sequence:
- the LOC105491423 gene encoding 11-beta-hydroxysteroid dehydrogenase type 2, whose protein sequence is MERWPWPSGGAWLLVAARALLQLLRSDLRLGRPLLAALALLAALDWLCQRLLPPPAALAVLAAAGWIALSRLARPQRLPVATRAVLITGCDSGFGKETAKKLDSMGFTVLATVLELNSPGAIELRTCCSPRLRLLQLDLTKPGDISRVLEFTKAHTTSTGLWGLVNNAGHNEVVADAELSPVATFRSCMEVNFFGALELTKGLLPLLRSSRGRIVTVGSPAGDMPYPCLGAYGTSKAAVALLMDTFSCELLPWGVKVSIIQPGCFKTESVRNVGQWEKRKQLLLANLPQELLQAYGKDYIEHLHGQFLRSLRLAMSDLSPVVDAITDALLAARPRRRYYPGQGLGLMYFIHYYLPEGLRRRFLQAFFISHCLPRALQPGQPGATPPQDAAQDPNLSLGPSPAVAR, encoded by the exons CTGGCGGCGCTGGCGCTGCTGGCCGCGCTCGACTGGCTGTGCCAGCGCCTGCTGCCCCCGCCGGCCGCACTCGCCGTGCTGGCCGCCGCCGGCTGGATCGCGTTGTCCCGCCTGGCGCGCCCGCAGCGCCTGCCGGTGGCCACTCGCGCGGTGCTCATCACCG GCTGTGACTCTGGTTTTGGCAAGGAGACGGCCAAGAAACTGGACTCCATGGGCTTCACGGTGCTGGCCACCGTATTGGAGTTGAACAGCCCCGGTGCCATCGAGCTGCGTACCTGCTGCTCCCCTCGCCTAAGGCTGCTGCAGCTGGACCTGACCAAACCAGGAGACATTAGCCGCGTGCTAGAGTTCACCAAGGCCCACACCACCAGCACTG GCCTGTGGGGCCTGGTCAACAACGCAGGCCACAATGAAGTAGTTGCTGATGCGGAGCTGTCTCCAGTGGCCACTTTCCGTAGCTGCATGGAGGTGAATTTCTTTGGCGCACTCGAGCTGACCAAGGGCCTCCTGCCCCTGCTGCGCAGCTCAAGGGGCCGCATCGTGACTGTGGGCAGCCCAGCGG GAGACATGCCATATCCATGCTTGGGGGCCTATGGAACCTCCAAGGCGGCTGTGGCGCTACTTATGGACACATTCAGCTGTGAACTCCTTCCCTGGGGGGTCAAGGTCAGCATCATCCAGCCTGGCTGCTTCAAGACAG AGTCAGTGAGAAACGTGGGTCAGTGGGAAAAGCGCAAGCAATTGCTGCTGGCCAACCTGCCTCAAGAGCTGCTGCAGGCCTATGGCAAGGACTACATCGAACACTTGCATGGGCAGTTCCTGCGCTCGCTACGCCTGGCCATGTCCGACCTCAGCCCAGTTGTAGATGCCATCACAGATGCGCTGCTGGCAGCTCGGCCCCGCCGCCGCTATTACCCCGGCCAGGGCCTAGGGCTCATGTACTTCATCCACTACTACCTGCCTGAGGGCCTGCGGCGCCGCTTCCTGCAGGCCTTCTTCATCAGTCACTGTCTGCCTCgagcactgcagcctggccagcctggcgCTACCCCACCACAGGACGCAGCCCAGGACCCAAACCTGAGCCTCGGCCCTTCCCCAGCAGTGGCTCGGTGA